One window of Chamaesiphon minutus PCC 6605 genomic DNA carries:
- a CDS encoding transposase → MSKSGKQTWGVDNFYNGSISKSQKGLEISVIAVVDVLAHQGYTLSVQQTAKTERQPIPDAKPTAKKKRKSKSKSKSKSKSKSKSKSKAKTEPVISERVKGYLKQLKIARSHLPAVVKYLTADSFYSKKSVVDGVIELDLHLISKLRIDADLRYCYTGKQKPKGAPRKYDGKVNLSDLSRLEFGGELANGTKLYSQVVWHVSLKRKIRIVYLVDQRHPEKQRVALLFSTDTMINPISLYEYYKSRFQIEFIFRDAKQFTGLCDCQSRHQQSLDFHFNASLAALNIAKLEQQKTQSDTGEDSQPQSFSMATYKRLALNGHLLERFISMLELDPTLIKSHPNYDSLLHYGSLAP, encoded by the coding sequence ATCAGCAAGAGTGGAAAACAGACATGGGGAGTAGATAATTTCTATAACGGTAGTATCAGCAAGTCTCAAAAAGGGTTAGAAATTTCGGTGATTGCAGTGGTGGATGTATTAGCCCATCAAGGTTACACTCTCTCAGTACAACAAACTGCAAAAACCGAGCGTCAACCCATCCCCGACGCGAAACCAACGGCGAAGAAGAAGCGTAAATCGAAGTCGAAATCGAAGTCGAAATCGAAGTCGAAATCTAAATCTAAATCGAAAGCGAAAACAGAACCAGTGATTTCTGAGCGAGTCAAAGGCTATCTGAAACAACTGAAAATAGCTCGCTCCCATTTGCCTGCGGTAGTAAAATATTTAACCGCAGACAGCTTTTACAGTAAGAAATCTGTTGTTGATGGGGTGATTGAGCTAGACCTTCATTTGATTAGCAAATTGCGGATTGATGCGGATCTACGATACTGCTACACTGGCAAGCAAAAGCCCAAAGGTGCGCCGCGTAAGTATGATGGCAAGGTGAATTTGAGTGATTTGTCCCGACTGGAATTCGGTGGTGAGTTAGCTAATGGCACTAAATTGTATAGCCAAGTGGTTTGGCATGTTTCACTTAAACGTAAAATTCGCATCGTTTACTTGGTTGACCAACGTCATCCCGAGAAGCAGCGAGTAGCTTTGCTCTTTTCTACCGACACGATGATTAATCCCATCAGTCTGTACGAGTACTACAAATCTCGGTTTCAAATCGAATTCATCTTTCGTGATGCCAAACAATTTACTGGGCTTTGCGACTGTCAATCCCGCCACCAACAATCCCTGGATTTTCATTTCAATGCATCCTTGGCAGCTCTCAATATTGCCAAGCTTGAACAGCAAAAAACTCAGTCGGATACTGGGGAAGATTCACAGCCGCAATCTTTTTCAATGGCAACTTACAAGCGGCTAGCTCTCAATGGACATCTACTTGAGCGGTTTATTTCCATGTTAGAACTTGACCCGACTTTGATTAAATCCCATCCTAACTACGATAGTCTTCTCCACTATGGCTCTCTAGCTCCATAA
- a CDS encoding GNAT family N-acetyltransferase — protein MAATNGSKHQTIVRPLQYRDIDAIASLCQQATIPDPAVKAQIEQLLKQMNRWYAPFQFLNTIPTPNFTDRALLVAEHEQQLRGVISVSPFNRTRSTWHVEWVSLVNGSARSPEDLQAGNPVEITGKNDIGSQLLRYCFEHIVDASTWVLEVDVNDNSALALYRQNGFQPLAHLTYWEIAPELLKELAQREPDLPNLLPVRNTDAQLIYQLDTVSMPPLLRQVFDRQIHDFKNNLVQTMVGKVKEWFQQKQSFSNYVFETQRKAAIGYYRLSLNSDRQLSTTENRQPHQAELTVHPAYTWLYPELMAQLARSCQYLPSQPLQLVSADYQPEREEYFQQIGAVRVKHSLLMSRSVWHKLREAKHLSLENLQIAEMLQSLQPSRQPLPNRIEKNDAEDLS, from the coding sequence ATGGCTGCGACAAATGGATCTAAACATCAGACGATCGTTCGTCCGTTGCAATATCGAGATATTGACGCGATTGCTAGCTTATGTCAACAAGCAACTATCCCCGACCCAGCAGTAAAGGCTCAGATCGAGCAACTGCTCAAACAAATGAATCGGTGGTACGCACCGTTTCAATTTCTCAATACAATTCCGACCCCCAACTTTACCGATCGCGCTTTACTAGTTGCCGAACACGAGCAACAACTGCGTGGTGTAATTAGCGTCTCTCCTTTCAATCGGACGCGCAGTACTTGGCATGTCGAATGGGTATCGCTGGTAAATGGCTCTGCACGATCGCCAGAAGATCTGCAAGCTGGTAACCCAGTAGAAATTACAGGCAAAAATGATATCGGTTCTCAATTACTTCGCTATTGCTTCGAGCACATCGTCGATGCCAGCACTTGGGTATTAGAAGTAGATGTCAACGATAATTCGGCCTTAGCTTTGTATCGCCAAAATGGATTCCAACCACTGGCGCACCTGACTTACTGGGAAATTGCGCCCGAACTCCTCAAAGAACTAGCACAACGCGAACCGGATCTGCCCAACCTGCTCCCCGTTCGCAACACCGACGCGCAACTGATCTATCAATTAGATACAGTGTCGATGCCACCATTGCTGCGGCAAGTATTCGATCGTCAAATCCACGACTTTAAGAATAACCTCGTCCAAACGATGGTGGGTAAAGTCAAAGAATGGTTTCAACAGAAACAATCCTTCAGCAACTATGTCTTTGAAACCCAACGCAAAGCCGCGATCGGGTATTATCGATTGTCATTAAACTCCGATCGTCAACTCTCAACCACCGAAAATCGTCAACCGCATCAAGCCGAATTAACCGTTCATCCCGCTTATACTTGGCTCTATCCAGAATTAATGGCTCAATTGGCCAGATCTTGCCAATACCTACCATCTCAGCCGCTGCAATTAGTCTCGGCTGACTATCAACCCGAACGCGAAGAATACTTTCAACAAATCGGTGCGGTACGAGTCAAGCATAGCCTATTGATGTCGCGTTCCGTGTGGCACAAGCTCCGCGAAGCCAAACATCTGTCTTTGGAAAATCTCCAAATTGCCGAGATGCTCCAAAGTCTCCAACCCTCGCGTCAGCCACTCCCCAACCGGATTGAGAAAAACGATGCTGAAGATCTGTCATAG
- the ndhL gene encoding NAD(P)H-quinone oxidoreductase subunit L: MANLKSKLMIVALLYLILSGTYLLVLPGALYLYLQNRWYVASSIERLLMYFLVFFLFPGMILLSPFLNLRPKRREIEA, from the coding sequence ATAGCTAACCTTAAGAGCAAACTTATGATAGTTGCACTACTGTACTTAATTTTGAGTGGGACTTACCTATTAGTACTCCCAGGCGCATTGTATCTTTACCTTCAGAATAGATGGTACGTAGCCAGCTCGATCGAGCGACTATTAATGTACTTCTTAGTATTTTTCTTGTTTCCAGGCATGATTTTACTCTCGCCCTTTCTCAATCTTCGTCCCAAACGCCGAGAAATTGAGGCTTAA
- a CDS encoding DUF3007 family protein produces the protein MRRIDVFVIGIVVFAIGGAGYLGLKLAGLDSIDAGIWSQLVLVGIILAWLGSYVFRVATKNMTYAQQLKDYEEAVLQKRLEELTPEELAKLQAEIEQERRG, from the coding sequence ATGCGTAGAATTGATGTCTTTGTCATTGGAATTGTAGTATTCGCGATCGGTGGTGCTGGCTATCTAGGTCTAAAACTTGCTGGATTAGACAGCATCGATGCGGGAATTTGGAGTCAATTAGTGCTCGTCGGCATTATTTTGGCATGGTTGGGTAGCTATGTATTCCGAGTAGCCACCAAAAATATGACCTACGCTCAGCAGCTCAAAGACTACGAAGAAGCTGTACTCCAAAAACGCCTAGAAGAACTCACCCCCGAAGAATTAGCCAAGCTCCAAGCCGAAATCGAGCAAGAACGGCGTGGTTAG
- the trpA gene encoding tryptophan synthase subunit alpha, whose product MLSVSSCFQSLRDRGQCALIPFITAGDPDLTTTAEALKTLDGAGADLIELGVPYSDPLADGPIIQAAATRALAHGVKLNDVIHMVAQVSPQIKAPIILFTYYNPILNLGIREFLSQIAAAGVKGLVVPDLPLEEAEELLVPAAEIGIEVILLVAPTSSQERIVAIAAKSQGFIYLVSVTGVTGVRSGLEDRVGDILANLRSVTDKPIAIGFGISAPEHAQQVRKWGADGVIVGSAMVKRLAEGTPVEGLKSIEQFCQSLKAAIG is encoded by the coding sequence ATGCTCTCCGTTTCTAGTTGTTTTCAGTCTTTACGCGATCGCGGCCAGTGTGCTCTTATTCCGTTTATTACTGCTGGCGATCCAGACTTAACAACTACGGCTGAAGCTCTCAAAACTCTAGATGGTGCTGGTGCAGATCTCATCGAATTAGGGGTTCCTTATTCCGATCCCTTAGCCGATGGCCCGATCATTCAGGCGGCAGCTACTCGTGCGTTGGCGCACGGCGTCAAGCTCAATGATGTTATCCACATGGTGGCACAGGTGAGTCCGCAGATTAAAGCACCGATTATTCTGTTTACTTATTACAATCCCATCCTCAACCTGGGAATTCGCGAGTTTCTGAGCCAGATTGCTGCTGCTGGGGTCAAAGGTTTGGTGGTGCCAGATTTACCATTAGAAGAAGCCGAAGAACTATTGGTACCTGCGGCAGAAATCGGCATCGAAGTTATTTTGCTCGTCGCGCCAACTAGCTCTCAGGAGCGGATCGTAGCGATCGCGGCTAAGTCGCAAGGTTTTATTTATTTAGTCAGCGTCACTGGGGTAACTGGAGTGCGATCGGGATTGGAAGATCGGGTGGGAGATATTCTTGCCAATCTTCGCAGCGTTACCGATAAACCGATCGCGATTGGCTTTGGTATTTCGGCACCAGAACACGCTCAGCAAGTCCGAAAATGGGGCGCAGACGGGGTAATTGTCGGAAGTGCCATGGTAAAACGTTTAGCCGAAGGAACCCCCGTAGAAGGGCTAAAATCGATCGAGCAATTCTGTCAAAGTCTCAAAGCAGCAATTGGTTGA
- a CDS encoding ubiquinol-cytochrome c reductase iron-sulfur subunit → MIKRRSFLGYFSIGWLTACFPVVLAACAPKQATTEATSSTPDSASDDKTTSKPAAKKTADGFTVVGTVAQLEQAGYIQTKQVAVTKDPANPKQLLAVNPKCTHQGCDVKWMAGAKKYDCPCHSAEYAADGKVLKGPATKSLAKYPAKIVGTQVLVKV, encoded by the coding sequence ATGATTAAACGTCGTTCATTTCTTGGCTACTTTAGTATCGGTTGGCTGACTGCTTGTTTTCCTGTGGTATTGGCAGCTTGCGCGCCCAAGCAAGCCACGACAGAAGCCACAAGCTCTACCCCAGATTCAGCTTCAGATGATAAAACGACTTCCAAACCAGCAGCAAAGAAGACCGCAGATGGATTTACAGTAGTCGGTACTGTCGCCCAACTCGAACAGGCTGGATATATTCAAACCAAACAAGTCGCGGTGACCAAAGATCCGGCCAATCCCAAGCAGTTACTGGCTGTCAATCCTAAATGTACCCATCAAGGTTGTGATGTCAAATGGATGGCTGGGGCGAAAAAATACGATTGCCCTTGTCACTCTGCTGAATATGCGGCTGATGGTAAAGTTCTCAAAGGGCCTGCTACAAAATCTTTAGCTAAGTATCCAGCGAAGATTGTTGGCACCCAAGTGTTGGTGAAAGTTTAG